In Triticum aestivum cultivar Chinese Spring unplaced genomic scaffold, IWGSC CS RefSeq v2.1 scaffold1314, whole genome shotgun sequence, the following proteins share a genomic window:
- the LOC123172236 gene encoding BTB/POZ and MATH domain-containing protein 2-like: MCPCVRDVNSEHFWHNIYISDADVTNLQHQPVALRPSLDLLPIPMGNTIGSSSSPVKQDVPETWSTSFTEGDTAAHNFEVTGFSLLDGMGAGNFISSSTFCVGGCEWDITFYPDGLKEDGGAHASAYLRLCNGELGLQTNYTLSLLGKDGQVLVHGSIEHTFQSAGIFWGFEHFVQKSKLRRLLSDNEDCVTIRCVLTVMRKHDTLTIPAPPSNLQEDFARMLKDEEGVDVTFIVGDKSFRAHRHVLAARSPAFRAELLDPTKEDPTKPVKVDDMDPVIFEALLYFMYTDTLPHGCDLEKNATLQHLFVVGVRYGLDRLATMCEGKLCQNINEQTVATTLTLAEWYDRALLRNACIAFVSSQDVLDAMKETNGFKHLMTRYPGVMVDILKQNLPSSIGVRKQVVRMQRGRTPISRNMKRRASRVRHAVLPSVCVLALACGFALGLRPGAGLGWLLFPHPQRLLTSQPMLGFL, encoded by the exons ATGTGTCCGTGCGTACGCGACGTGAACTCTGAACACTTTTGGCATAATATATACATAAGCGACGCGGATGTCACGAACCtgcagcaccagcccgtcgccctTCGCCCTTCGCTCGATCTCCTACCTATTCCGATGGGAAACACCAtcggttcttcttcttctccggtgaaGCAGGATGTGCCCGAGACGTGGTCGACGAGTTTTACCGAGGGCGACACCGCGGCACACAATTTCGAGGTCACGGGCTTCTCGCTGCTCGACGGCATGGGCGCCGGGAACTTCATCTCGTCGAGCACGTTCTGCGTTGGAGGCTGCGAGTGGGACATCACGTTCTACCCCGACGGGTTGAAGGAGGACGGAGGCGCCCACGCCTCCGCTTATCTGCGTCTATGCAATGGAGAACTAGGGTTGCAGACCAACTACACCCTGAGTTTATTGGGCAAGGATGGCCAAGTGCTTGTGCATGGGAGCATAGAACATACCTTCCAGTCCGCAGGTATTTTTTGGGGCTTCGAGCACTTTGTCCAGAAGTCCAAGCTGCGACGGCTGCTATCCGACAACGAGGACTGTGTAACGATCAGGTGTGTTTTGACTGTCATGAGGAAGCATGACACTTTGACCATCCCGGCCCCGCCGTCGAATCTGCAAGAGGATTTTGCAAGGATGTTGAAGGACGAGGAAGGCGTGGATGTAACGTTCATCGTGGGTGACAAATCGTTCCGTGCTCATAGACACGTGCTGGCGGCACGATCACCGGCCTTCAGGGCAGAGCTTTTGGACCCGACGAAGGAGGACCCTACAAAACCCGTCAAGGTTGATGACATGGACCCCGTCATCTTCGAGGCGCTTCTTTATTTCATGTACACGGATACGCTCCCACATGGTTGTGATCTTGAGAAAAACGCAACGCTGCAACATTTGTTCGTTGTCGGAGTTCGATATGGCCTGGACAGGCTAGCGACGATGTGCGAAGGAAAACTATGCCAAAACATAAACGAGCAAACAGTGGCAACCACCTTAACTTTGGCAGAGTGGTATGACCGCGCCCTTCTCAGAAATGCTTGTATCGCATTTGTGTCGTCGCAGGATGTGCTCGACGccatgaaggagaccaatggattCAAGCACCTCATGACACGCTATCCGGGGGTGATGGTGGATATTTTGAAACAGAATCTGCCGTCGTCAATAGGG GTTCGCAAGCAGGTCGTACGGATGCAGCGAGGCAGGACTCCTATATCACGCAACATGAAGCGACGTGCCTCGCGAGTACGCCATGCGGTTTTGCCCTCGGTTTGCGTCCTGGCGCTGGCCTGCGGTTTTGCCCTCGGATTGCGTCCTGGCGCTGGCCTCGGTTGGCTTCTGTTTCCACATCCACAGCGGCTCCTAACAAGCCAACCCATGCTTGGCTTCTTGTAG